One genomic region from Tripterygium wilfordii isolate XIE 37 chromosome 20, ASM1340144v1, whole genome shotgun sequence encodes:
- the LOC119986622 gene encoding uncharacterized protein LOC119986622, translating into MRKDGIDAAAVDCGGVSLPGPDQDIDLEKQEHTTVLPVEDVNCVSLEDSINEHNPGLVTIVISDGESRTTHELLEKPMKTVESGGEQLPCVASPKKGYLSRNSSSHEQCRVCQQEKDEVLIDLGCKCRGGLAKAHRSCIDTWFRTKGSNKCEICQNVTVNVPPPEAQLGSNYWVWRIDTNFRSPDRERGCYSPLWVAFSILIGGLLLDVLISVTLGVSALPVNIIIGVIVVLGLGTALRLTLEFCHEWRMRRIVETDVNLGYHPGL; encoded by the exons ATGCGGAAAGATGGCATTGATGCTGCAGCCGTGGACTGTGGTGGTGTTTCCCTACCAGGACCAGATCAGGACATTGACCTTGAGAAGCAGGAGCATACCACTGTGTTGCCCGTAGAGGATGTTAATTGTGTCTCCTTGGAGGATTCAATCAATGAGCACAATCCGGGGTTAGTCACCATTGTGATTTCTGATGGGGAATCTCGAACTACTCACGAATTATTGGAGAAGCCTATGAAGACTGTGGAGTCCGGTGGGGAGCAATTGCCTTGTGTGGCTTCTCCCAAGAAGGGTTATTTATCGAGAAATTCAAGCTCTCACGAGCAATGCAG AGTTTGTCAGCAGGAGAAGGACGAAGTTTTAATAGATCTCGGATGCAAATGTCGAGGTGGTCTTGCGAAAGCGCACCGATCATGCATAGATACCTGGTTCCGTACAAAAGGATCAAACAAATGTGAGATATGCCA AAATGTGACGGTGAATGTGCCACCTCCAGAGGCCCAGCTAGGT TCAAATTACTGGGTATGGAGGATTGATACAAACTTCAGATCACCAGATCGTGAACGG GGCTGTTATAGTCCTCTTTGGGTTGCTTTCTCGATACTTATTGGCGGTCTCCTTTTGGACGTTTTGATATCCGTCACCCTTGGTGTGTCTGCACTGCCTGTGAATATTATAATCG GGGTGATTGTGGTACTTGGACTCGGAACTGCCCTCCGACTGACCCTGGAATTCTGCCATGAGTGGAGAATGAGGAGGATAGTAGAAACAGATGTGAATCTTGGGTATCATCCTGGTTTGTAA
- the LOC119987515 gene encoding uncharacterized protein LOC119987515, whose protein sequence is MAQTTQSNTEKPKNVGHGVKDMVSALTDHISGLHKPGSSHQHHEDEDGHGVRIITLAGTNAGATMRSELQDDKDLSIGDQPEPMNTYVNSNFQAVNNSIMMESSYSTNDPGVHMEVSDIFEQKHGGGKMEKHGKKEKEAFKRDQQTDHSD, encoded by the coding sequence ATGGCTCAAACCACACAATCCAACACCGAAAAGCCTAAAAACGTCGGTCACGGAGTCAAGGACATGGTCTCTGCATTAACTGACCACATTTCTGGTCTTCACAAGCCTGGTTCAAGCCACCAGCATCATGAGGATGAAGATGGGCATGGAGTGAGAATCATCACACTTGCTGGAACAAACGCTGGTGCAACAATGAGAAGTGAACTGCAGGACGACAAGGACTTGTCGATTGGCGATCAGCCTGAACCGATGAATACTTATGTGAACAGCAACTTTCAAGCTGTGAACAATTCAATTATGATGGAGAGCAGCTATAGCACCAATGATCCAGGTGTTCATATGGAAGTCTCGGATATCTTCGAGCAGAAGCACGGTGGCGGAAAGATGGAGAAACatgggaagaaggagaaagaggcCTTCAAAAGGGATCAGCAGACTGACCATTCTGATTGA